One segment of Paenibacillus rhizovicinus DNA contains the following:
- a CDS encoding RluA family pseudouridine synthase → MEKKRPYKTAAASGKPAARGKSAPSGSPRPQGQGKSAAAGRPSPVKASAAPKASAKQAVRSFEVKEPAELLAFLLQHVTGEGRNAIKSMLSRGQIAVGGKPAKLFNHPLQPGQTVTVSKERIVEKPPLIGLTILHEDDDVIVVLKEAGLLSIASDQESELTAYRQLTAHVRTTDPYNRIFVVHRLDRDTSGVMMFAKSEQVQQQLQTTWQDSVEERTYIALVEGKVKKPEGTISSYLKESKTLKMYSTSNQTDAQHAVTHYKVLQSNANFSLLEVALETGRKNQIRVHMEDIGHPIVGDKKYGSRSRAIGRLGLHARVLAFKHPSTGTLVRFETEIPKLFLNPFKEGFNPR, encoded by the coding sequence ATGGAAAAGAAACGTCCATATAAAACCGCCGCAGCGTCCGGCAAACCGGCAGCCCGCGGCAAATCCGCGCCTTCCGGCAGTCCGCGTCCGCAAGGCCAAGGCAAATCCGCCGCCGCCGGGCGACCGTCGCCGGTCAAGGCCTCTGCCGCGCCCAAGGCGTCCGCCAAGCAAGCCGTTCGCAGCTTCGAGGTGAAGGAGCCGGCGGAACTGCTGGCCTTCCTGCTCCAGCATGTTACCGGCGAAGGCCGCAACGCCATTAAATCGATGCTGAGCCGCGGGCAAATCGCCGTCGGCGGAAAGCCCGCGAAGCTGTTCAACCATCCGCTGCAGCCCGGTCAAACCGTTACGGTATCCAAAGAGCGCATCGTCGAGAAACCGCCGCTGATCGGACTGACCATCCTGCATGAAGACGATGATGTGATCGTCGTCTTGAAGGAAGCCGGCTTACTGTCCATCGCCTCCGACCAAGAGAGCGAATTGACCGCTTACCGCCAGTTGACGGCGCATGTTCGTACCACCGATCCTTATAACCGCATCTTCGTCGTGCACCGGCTGGACCGCGATACGTCCGGCGTCATGATGTTCGCGAAGAGCGAGCAGGTGCAGCAGCAGCTCCAGACGACATGGCAGGACAGCGTGGAGGAACGTACGTACATCGCGCTCGTCGAGGGCAAAGTGAAGAAGCCGGAAGGAACGATTTCTTCGTACTTGAAAGAAAGCAAGACGCTGAAAATGTACTCCACCTCCAATCAGACCGACGCGCAGCATGCCGTAACGCATTACAAGGTGCTGCAAAGCAACGCGAATTTCTCCTTGCTCGAGGTTGCTCTGGAAACCGGCCGCAAGAATCAAATCCGCGTCCATATGGAAGACATCGGCCATCCGATCGTCGGGGACAAGAAGTACGGCTCCCGTTCAAGAGCCATCGGCCGTCTCGGCTTGCATGCCCGGGTACTGGCGTTCAAGCATCCGTCGACGGGCACGCTCGTCCGGTTCGAAACCGAGATTCCAAAGCTCTTCCTGAATCCGTTCAAAGAAGGCTTCAACCCGAGATAG
- a CDS encoding DUF2087 domain-containing protein, whose translation MQLDKIVNYHKALADPTRIRMLVLLAEGEMTGQALAEKLCLSPATITHHAAKLRGVSLIHERRDKNAIFFSLDHYFLKQYEGSLSAVLTKSEAAEIKEAEPMDEKNERLKQSVLRNFFTSDGKLKHIPAQLKKKRIVLESLAEKLEEGRSYTEKELNAFIKAYHPDFATIRREFIMHAYLYRETEVYERNPKEMWERWETLA comes from the coding sequence ATTCAGCTCGACAAAATCGTCAATTACCATAAAGCGCTGGCCGATCCGACGCGGATCCGGATGCTGGTTCTGCTGGCCGAAGGCGAGATGACCGGACAAGCGCTGGCCGAGAAGCTATGCCTCTCTCCTGCCACGATCACTCATCATGCCGCCAAGCTTCGCGGGGTCAGCCTCATTCACGAACGGCGCGACAAGAATGCGATCTTTTTTTCGCTGGATCATTATTTTCTGAAACAGTACGAAGGCTCGTTGAGCGCCGTTCTCACGAAGTCGGAGGCTGCCGAAATCAAGGAGGCAGAACCGATGGACGAGAAGAACGAGCGGCTGAAGCAGTCCGTGCTGCGCAATTTCTTCACTTCGGACGGCAAACTGAAGCACATCCCCGCACAACTGAAGAAGAAGCGCATCGTGCTGGAGTCGCTTGCGGAGAAACTGGAGGAAGGCCGCAGCTACACGGAGAAAGAACTGAATGCCTTCATCAAGGCGTATCATCCCGACTTTGCGACCATTCGGCGGGAATTCATCATGCATGCTTATTTGTACCGGGAAACGGAAGTGTACGAGCGCAATCCGAAGGAAATGTGGGAACGCTGGGAGACGCTGGCATAG
- a CDS encoding MBL fold metallo-hydrolase, giving the protein MKVEQISEHVWSLSTWVIIPIHVWAVVEEDGITLVDAGISMMTKGIAAFAEKKLGLPIRRIALTHGHSDHTGAIQGLRARYPDAAVLAHEIEIPYMEGRVKYPRRKKEQQSVERGLAQPLAKKEDGALEMVGGLSVHLTPGHSPGHVVYYHEKDGVLLAGDLFTSKRGKLKKPMPMFTGDMAEAVRSSEIVRKLRPKRLEVCHGNAVMNPADQLDAYQRSQRSESGSGITIER; this is encoded by the coding sequence ATGAAGGTAGAACAGATATCCGAGCATGTTTGGAGCTTGAGCACGTGGGTGATCATACCCATTCATGTCTGGGCGGTCGTGGAGGAAGACGGGATTACGCTTGTGGATGCGGGCATTTCCATGATGACGAAGGGAATAGCGGCCTTTGCCGAGAAGAAGCTGGGGCTTCCTATTCGCCGCATTGCGCTGACGCACGGTCATTCCGATCATACGGGAGCGATCCAGGGTCTGCGGGCTCGCTATCCCGATGCGGCCGTGCTTGCCCATGAGATTGAAATTCCCTACATGGAAGGACGAGTGAAGTATCCGCGCCGCAAGAAGGAGCAGCAGTCCGTGGAACGCGGGCTGGCGCAGCCTCTGGCCAAGAAGGAAGACGGAGCGCTTGAGATGGTTGGCGGACTTTCGGTGCATTTGACGCCAGGTCATTCGCCGGGGCATGTCGTATATTACCACGAGAAGGATGGCGTCTTGCTCGCAGGCGATTTGTTCACGTCGAAACGGGGGAAGCTGAAGAAACCGATGCCGATGTTCACGGGAGATATGGCGGAAGCGGTCAGAAGCAGTGAAATCGTTCGGAAGCTTCGTCCGAAACGGCTTGAGGTCTGTCACGGCAACGCGGTCATGAATCCGGCGGATCAACTGGATGCGTACCAGCGCAGCCAACGTTCGGAATCGGGGAGCGGGATCACGATTGAACGATGA